In Cryptosporangium minutisporangium, the DNA window ACAGCGCAAGGAGCTCTGCAATCTACTCGTCGACGAGATCAAGATCGATCTGACGGCAGAGACCGCCACGCCGGTGTTCCGCGTCAATCTCGACCCGGCCGCCACCAAGAAAGCAGCAAGCGCTCCGACCAGTCATCTGATCGGAGCGCCTAACCGCAGCTCGCGGGGTGTTCGCGAGCGTGGACCTCTGGTGGAGCTGAGGGGACTCGAACCCCTGACCCCCACACTGCCAGTGTGGTGCGCTACCAGCTGCGCCACAGCCCCGTCCGGTCCGTTCCGAACCGACTGCTGAATAGTACACACTCCGACGGGTGCCCCACGCACGGCCCCTCCGGCGCCCCAGGACGCCCGGCGACTCAGTTCAGCTGCGGATCCGCCGGATAGAACGCCAACGCGGCCAGCATTCCGCCCTGCCGCCGCAGCACCATCGACCAGAGGTCCTCCGGCTGCGGCACGAATGCGTCCCCCGGCAGCGCGTCCAGGACCAACCAGGCGCCCTGGGCGATCTCCGACTCCAGCTGATCGGCGTCCCAGCCGGCGTATCCGGCGAACACCCGTAGCCGGTCCAGCGACCCGTTGAACGTTTCGGGGCTGGTGGAGAGATCCACGGTCCCGACGACCCCTTCGACGCGGCTGAACCCGTCCGGCGAGCTACCGGGGCGGACGCGGGCCAGGCAGATCGCCGCTTCGGGCTGAACCGGACCACCCTCGAAGACCACCTGCGGCTGCGCCGCGAAGTCCTGCCACCCGTCGAGCACGTCCTCGACCTGGACCTCCGTGGCACGGTTGAGGACGACGCCGAGCGCACCACTGGGCTCGTGCGCGATCAGGAGCACGACCGAGCGCTCGAAGTTGGGATCCTTCAACGAAGGTGAGGCGACCAGGAGGCGCCCCGTCAGGTCTTCCGCCGGCATGCCGCTGATCATGCCGAACCACCCCCGCCATCGTTTGCGCTAGTCGCCCAGTAGCGCCCGACGGAGCATGTCATTTCGCGCGCCTGCGCGCGAGCATGTCGTCACACACGTGACCAGTGCTAGCCGCCCTGGAGACAGCAAAACGCCGGTCCCCCGAAGGGGACCGGCGACGCTATGTGACTACTTCTTGAAGATGTCCTTCACGCTCTTCGCGGCATCCTTCAGATGCTCGCCGGCCTGCTTCGCCTTCGACTCGGACCTGTCGGCTTTACCTTCTGCCTGCAGACTCTCGTCGCCGGTCGCACCGCCCCAGCGCTCCTTCGCAGTGCCCTTCAACTCCTGGGCCTTGTTCTCGGCCTTGTCGTCGAAGCTCATCTCGGACTCCCTTCCGATGACTAGTTGTTACCTACCCCGCGTGCGCCGGGCTACACATCGGGCCCCGTAAGGTCAGCCACATGACGACTGCGCGGCCGGACGTCGCCGTGATCGGAGGCTCCGGCCTCTACGCACTGCTGGACGACGTCGACGAAGTGAGTGTCGAGACGCCCTACGGCGCCCCCAGCGACCCGATCACGATCGGCACGATCGACGGCCGCACCGTCGCGTTCCTGCCCCGCCACGGACGCGACCACCGCTTCCCGCCGCACCGGATCCCCTACCGGGCCAACATCTGGGCGCTCCGATCGCTGGGCGTACGGCAGATCCTCGCGCCGTGTGCGGTGGGCGGGCTCCGGCCGGAACTCGGGCCCGGCACGTTCGTGGTGCCCGACCAGCTGATCGACCGCACCTCCGGGCGCGCCCAGACGTTCCACGACGTCGGCGCGGTGCACGTCTCGTTCGCCGACCCGTACTGCGCGGACGGACGCGCGATGGTGCTGGCCACCGCGTCGGCGAGCGACCTCACGCCGGTCGACGGCGGCACGATGGTGGTGGTCGAAGGTCCCCGGTTCAGCACCCGCGCCGAGTCCCGCTGGTTCAGCGCGCAGGGCTGGTCGGTGGTGAACATGACCGGCCACCCGGAGGCGGTGCTGGCCCGTGAGTTGGCCGTCTGCTACACGGCGGTGGCCCTGGTCACGGATCTGGACGCCGGGGTAGACGCCGGCGAGGAGGTCACCCAGGAGGAGGTGTTCCGCGTGTTCGCCGAGAACACCGATCGCATGCGGACGCTGATCCTGCGCACGGCCGCGGCGCTGCCCACCGAGCGGAAATGCGCGTGCGCCCGCGCCCTCGACGGCATCGACATCGCCTTCGAGTTGCCGTAGACGGATTGGACTCGCTGGCCGGAGTCGAACCGGCGTCTCCTTCGAGGTACTCCAAGGGCTCTGTCCACTGAGCTACAGCGAGAGGTTCGATCAGTGTCTCGCATTCAGTGCGTTCTGTACGCACTCTGCGTGTAACCGATCGTTCGAGATCCGCGACGCTACACCGGATCGACCGGGCCGGGAGGACGGGCGGTCTCGAAGTCGGTGATGAAGCGGCTGAGCAGCCCCACCAGTTGGTGGACGTCCTCGGCCGGCCAGTTGCGAAGGACCGCGGCGAGATGGTCGTCGCGGCGCCGCCGGAGGACGTCGATGACCTCACGCCCGGCGGCCGTCGGCGCCAGGACGCAGGCCCGGCCGTCCGCAGGGTCGGGCTGACGCTCGACCAACCCGCGGTCGACGAGCTGGGCGACCTGCCGGCTCACCGTCGACGGGTCGGCGTGGACGGCCTCGGCGAGCGCGCCGGCTCGCTGAGGACGCTCGGCGAGCTGAAAGAGCAGGCCGTACGCGGCGGTGGCGGCTTCCCCGACGCTGACCGTCTGCTGGGCTTTGTACCGCACCATCGCGCGGCCGAACCGGGCGAGCTGACGCCCCAACTCAGTGACCATCGAGTCGGAGCGCGGCGCGGGGACGGGGGACGGCTGCGCCGCCGCGACGGCGGCGCTGGAGTCAGCCATGGCGGAATGTGTCTCCTCGGGCAAAAACTTGCTTGGTACAACTGTAGTGGGACGGAGGAGCGTCCGCCATGGGCTCGGGGTACGCAAAAACCCCGGCCGCGAGGGCCGGGGCTTTTGCAGCGTGGAGGTGGCGGGAATCGAACCCGCGTCCACCGTCGCCTCAACAGGTCTTCTCCGGGCGCAGTTCGCTATGTCTCTACTCGGCCCCACTGGTCACGCGAACAAGCCAGTGTGACGAGCCCAGCCACTGTGAGATGTCCCAACTGGCCCCGATGGCCGGGCCAGCAAGTGAGCCTTCTAGCTGATGCCAGGGTCCGGGCCGAAGGCGAACCCGGTCTGACAGAGTCGCTCTTACTTAGGCAGCAAGAGCGAGCTCGCGCTGATTAACATCGGCGCTTAATTGGTTGCAACGCATGGTTTACGAGGTCATCGTTGCCTTCCTCGGCCCGCTTCTCCTGTCTCAACGAACGATGTCGAGACCAATCACCCCCTGGTCGGTGTGTTCCGCCCTAGTCTAACCAGTCCCGCGAGCCCATATTCCTAGCGCCGACCCTTGAGGTTCCGGCCGTAGGCGCGGGCGATCTCCCGGTTGGCGTCCCGCTTGGCCATGTCTTGCCGCTTGTCCCAGGCCTTCTTACCGCGCGCGAGCGCCAGCTCGACCTTGGCCCGCCCGTCGGAGAAGTAGAGCGAGAGCGGGACGAGCGTCAGCCCGCCCTCCTTGATCTTGCCGATCAGCTTCTCGATCTCCGACCGGTGCAGCAGCAACTTCCGGACGCGGCGCGGCGCGTGGTTGGTCCAGGTGCCGGCGACGTACTCCGGGATGTGCACACCGTGCAGGTACACCTCACCGTCGTCGACCAACCCGAAGCCGTCGACGAGTGAGGCCCGGCCGGCGCGCAGCGATTTCACCTCGGTGCCGGTCAGGACGATGCCGGCCTCCCAGGTGTCGAGCACCGTGTAGTCGTGCCGAGCCTTGCGGTTGGACGCGATGACCTTGCGTCCGGTCTCCCGCGGCATCGACCCTCCTGCCCTTCGCGAAACGATCACGGACCGACCGAATGCGGCCCGAAGGTCAATCCTACGGCGAACGGACGACCGGATTTCGGTCGCGGCTGGGGCCGGTCCGAAGGCTGGTGGACGGCGTCGCGGTCGCCCGCGCTGGACGAGCCTCCCGGCTGCAGCTAAGCTCTAGGTTGTCTAGATGACCTGGAGGACCCGATGGTCAAGGTGCCGCTCTACGCGCGCATCGAACGAGAACTGCGTGCGCGCCTGGCCCGCGCAGAGCCCGGTGACGTCGTACCGGCGGAAGCCGCCCTCGCCCAGGAGTTCGGCGTCGCGCGGATGACGGTGCGGGCCGCCCTCAACGCGCTGGAGGCCGACGGCCTGATCGAGCGCATCCAGGGACGCGGCACGTTCGTCCGGCAACCTCCGACGCCCCGGCCCGCAGGCACCCTGAGCAGCTTCCAGGACCAGGTCCGCAGCTGGGGCAGGACGCCGTCGTCGCGACTGGTCGAGGCCGAGGTCAGGCCCGCCACTCCGGAGGAAGCCGCGGCGCTCGCGCTGACCGCCGCGACGCCCCGGGTCGTGTCGATCACCCGGGTGCGACTCGCCGACGCGGCGCCCCTGGCCGTGGAGTACGCGTGCTTCCCGCCGCACCTGACCGCGCTGCTCGACGTCGACGTGGAGACCGGTTCGTTGCACCGCGCCCTGCACGCGCTGGGTCTGCGGCCCACCCTCGGATCCTCGACCCTGACCGCCCAGCCCGCCGGTCCTGACGGCGGCCGCCTGCAGGTGCCCGCCACCGAACCTCTGCTCGTCGAGACCCGCCTCATCGTCGACCAGGACTCGATGCCCCTCGAGTACACGATCAGCCGCTACGTCGGCTCTCGCTACGCCTTGCGGGTGACGTTCGACGTGCACCCACCCGAGTCGGGAGAGAACCCGTGAACATCGCCAAGATGATCGACCACTCGCTACTCCGCCCCGAACTGACCACCGACGACGTCCTCCGCGGCTGCGAGGTTGCGGCCCGGCGCGCCACCGCGTCGGTGTGCGTCCGCCCGTCCGACGTGCCGCTGGCCGTGACGGCGCTGCGCGGCACCGGCGTCCTGATCGGAACCGTCGCCGGCTTTCCGCACGGGAGCACCACCACCGCCGTCAAGGTCGCCGAGACCAGGGCCCTCGTCGAGGCCGGCGCCGACGAGATCGACATGGTGCTGCACATCGGCCGGCTCCGCGCCGGGGAGACCGACTACGTCCACGACGACATCGCCGCGGTGGTCGCGGCCGCCAACGGCTGCGTGGTCAAGGTGATCTTGGAGAACGCGTACCTGACCGACGACGAGAAGGTCACCGGCTGCCGCCTCGCCGAACGAGCGGGCGCGCATTTCGTCAAGACGAGCACCGGGTTCGCGCCGGGCGGTGCGACGCTGGCCGACATCACGTTGATGCGGGCCACGGTCTCGCCGTCGATCGAGGTGAAGGCCGCGGGTGGGGTCCGCACGCTGGACACCCTCCTCGCCCTGCACGCCGCGGGCGCAACCCGATTCGGCGCGACCACGACCGAGGCCATCCTCGACGATTTCGCCGCCCGGGAGCGCCGCGAGGGCCAACCACTCGGCGCCTAGAGGGAGTTGACCGAGGCCGCTGGTCCGTGGGCGGCTCGGAGAAATCGGCTTCCCCAGTCCCGGAGGTGGTCGACGAACTCCGGCGGGCTGAGCACCTCGAATTCAGCGCCGATGTTGCCCAACGCTTGGGTGGGCCAGTCCAGGCTGGTGGAGACCATCGTGAGTCGGCAGCGTCCGCTGTCGACGGGTTCGATCGTGCCCCACTGCCCGACGGCCTGGCGAACGCGGTCGGCGGGCGCGTGCACCAGGGCTTGCACGGTGTGTCCGGACGGGACGCCGGTGGAGGTGCGTACGAATTGAGCGGCGTCCTCGGCGGGCAGGGTTCGTGGACGGAACGGCGATCCCGTGCTGTGCGGGTCGGTCACCCGGTCGAGGCGGAAGCTGCGCCAGTCGTGCCGGGTCAGGTCGTAGGCGACCAGGTACC includes these proteins:
- a CDS encoding YqgE/AlgH family protein translates to MISGMPAEDLTGRLLVASPSLKDPNFERSVVLLIAHEPSGALGVVLNRATEVQVEDVLDGWQDFAAQPQVVFEGGPVQPEAAICLARVRPGSSPDGFSRVEGVVGTVDLSTSPETFNGSLDRLRVFAGYAGWDADQLESEIAQGAWLVLDALPGDAFVPQPEDLWSMVLRRQGGMLAALAFYPADPQLN
- a CDS encoding CsbD family protein, with the protein product MSFDDKAENKAQELKGTAKERWGGATGDESLQAEGKADRSESKAKQAGEHLKDAAKSVKDIFKK
- a CDS encoding S-methyl-5'-thioadenosine phosphorylase — protein: MTTARPDVAVIGGSGLYALLDDVDEVSVETPYGAPSDPITIGTIDGRTVAFLPRHGRDHRFPPHRIPYRANIWALRSLGVRQILAPCAVGGLRPELGPGTFVVPDQLIDRTSGRAQTFHDVGAVHVSFADPYCADGRAMVLATASASDLTPVDGGTMVVVEGPRFSTRAESRWFSAQGWSVVNMTGHPEAVLARELAVCYTAVALVTDLDAGVDAGEEVTQEEVFRVFAENTDRMRTLILRTAAALPTERKCACARALDGIDIAFELP
- a CDS encoding MarR family winged helix-turn-helix transcriptional regulator encodes the protein MADSSAAVAAAQPSPVPAPRSDSMVTELGRQLARFGRAMVRYKAQQTVSVGEAATAAYGLLFQLAERPQRAGALAEAVHADPSTVSRQVAQLVDRGLVERQPDPADGRACVLAPTAAGREVIDVLRRRRDDHLAAVLRNWPAEDVHQLVGLLSRFITDFETARPPGPVDPV
- the smpB gene encoding SsrA-binding protein SmpB; translated protein: MPRETGRKVIASNRKARHDYTVLDTWEAGIVLTGTEVKSLRAGRASLVDGFGLVDDGEVYLHGVHIPEYVAGTWTNHAPRRVRKLLLHRSEIEKLIGKIKEGGLTLVPLSLYFSDGRAKVELALARGKKAWDKRQDMAKRDANREIARAYGRNLKGRR
- a CDS encoding GntR family transcriptional regulator gives rise to the protein MVKVPLYARIERELRARLARAEPGDVVPAEAALAQEFGVARMTVRAALNALEADGLIERIQGRGTFVRQPPTPRPAGTLSSFQDQVRSWGRTPSSRLVEAEVRPATPEEAAALALTAATPRVVSITRVRLADAAPLAVEYACFPPHLTALLDVDVETGSLHRALHALGLRPTLGSSTLTAQPAGPDGGRLQVPATEPLLVETRLIVDQDSMPLEYTISRYVGSRYALRVTFDVHPPESGENP
- the deoC gene encoding deoxyribose-phosphate aldolase; protein product: MIDHSLLRPELTTDDVLRGCEVAARRATASVCVRPSDVPLAVTALRGTGVLIGTVAGFPHGSTTTAVKVAETRALVEAGADEIDMVLHIGRLRAGETDYVHDDIAAVVAAANGCVVKVILENAYLTDDEKVTGCRLAERAGAHFVKTSTGFAPGGATLADITLMRATVSPSIEVKAAGGVRTLDTLLALHAAGATRFGATTTEAILDDFAARERREGQPLGA